The following are encoded together in the Pseudoalteromonas ruthenica genome:
- a CDS encoding alkaline phosphatase PhoX: protein MLNTKLKLSFLTASMVLALAACDGDDGEQGPQGPVGEQGPAGQDGADGQDGASGEDGANAQASGKLTRLATVPAGAEVTGAFLTRQGDLFFNVQHPDDTNAAMDEFNGRAINRGTVGVLAGVNFNQLPKNIVSSPVPESDYERQTVVSAVGQYQVLGQTGDTFADLGDKGLPGGLGVHYSMVGDEKIIENENPDFNGFIPTSDNEGYLFTNWESYPGGVSRLKLSKNTQGTWSIAEAMMVDFDNVWGTAANCFGSVSPWGTPLTSEEWIVRSSVDSTTDASWNDPADTSTDGLEMLTAPDFPNPYRYGYIAEITAPTSANPEVVKHYTIGRYEHENSVVMPDRKTVYSSQDDTGGVLFKFVADTPEDLSAGTLYGAKLTQDEGLSDPAVTGFDVEWVALASGDNTTIAAWIADYDGIDTSDYVAGKTSYMSMADVQAWADGATHYPSEAQGGSPVTAGEPMDDRAAFLESRQAARLKGATAEWRKLEGISINHDRVMEAITGQDMIADEIVTEAFMYIGIADIDNTMIDDEGDMQLSNRVEDCGGLYRAHIDSNYSLTRIEPVVMGSTYRRSLDGAARCDVEQLSQPDNTIVMRDGRVIIGEDGFQENNTLWLYDPAGN from the coding sequence ATGCTTAATACTAAGCTAAAATTATCTTTTTTGACTGCTTCCATGGTCTTAGCGTTGGCAGCCTGCGATGGCGACGACGGTGAACAAGGTCCGCAAGGCCCGGTTGGTGAACAAGGCCCAGCTGGACAGGATGGCGCCGATGGCCAAGATGGAGCAAGTGGCGAAGACGGCGCAAATGCACAAGCAAGTGGTAAATTAACACGCTTGGCAACAGTACCTGCTGGAGCTGAAGTGACCGGGGCATTCTTAACTCGTCAGGGCGATTTGTTTTTCAATGTTCAGCACCCTGATGACACCAATGCCGCCATGGATGAGTTCAATGGCCGCGCTATTAATCGTGGTACCGTAGGCGTACTAGCGGGCGTAAACTTCAACCAACTGCCAAAAAATATCGTTAGCTCACCAGTGCCAGAATCGGATTATGAGCGTCAAACCGTAGTATCAGCGGTTGGCCAATACCAAGTATTAGGCCAGACCGGTGATACCTTTGCTGATTTAGGTGATAAAGGCTTGCCCGGTGGGTTAGGTGTACATTACTCCATGGTCGGTGATGAGAAAATTATTGAGAATGAAAACCCAGATTTTAACGGCTTTATCCCTACTAGCGACAATGAGGGCTACTTATTCACGAACTGGGAGTCATACCCTGGGGGAGTTAGCCGCTTAAAGCTAAGCAAAAATACTCAAGGTACTTGGTCAATCGCTGAAGCCATGATGGTTGATTTCGATAATGTTTGGGGCACCGCAGCTAACTGCTTTGGCTCAGTGTCTCCTTGGGGCACCCCATTAACCTCAGAAGAGTGGATTGTGCGCTCAAGCGTTGACTCAACCACCGATGCCAGCTGGAATGACCCAGCAGACACCAGTACCGATGGTCTTGAGATGCTTACAGCACCGGATTTCCCTAACCCCTACCGTTATGGTTATATTGCTGAAATCACCGCGCCCACCAGCGCCAATCCAGAAGTGGTAAAACACTACACTATTGGCCGCTATGAGCATGAAAACTCAGTGGTTATGCCGGATAGAAAAACCGTGTACTCGTCACAAGATGATACCGGTGGGGTGTTGTTTAAATTTGTCGCCGATACCCCGGAAGATTTGAGTGCTGGCACATTATACGGGGCAAAATTGACTCAGGATGAAGGCCTTAGTGACCCAGCGGTCACAGGATTTGATGTTGAATGGGTGGCTCTGGCCAGTGGCGATAACACCACAATTGCAGCTTGGATTGCTGATTATGATGGCATTGATACCAGTGATTATGTTGCAGGTAAAACCAGCTATATGAGCATGGCTGACGTACAGGCCTGGGCTGATGGCGCCACTCATTACCCAAGTGAAGCACAAGGCGGAAGCCCTGTTACCGCTGGTGAGCCTATGGATGACCGAGCGGCCTTTTTAGAATCTCGCCAAGCAGCTCGCTTAAAAGGAGCCACCGCAGAGTGGCGTAAGCTCGAAGGCATTAGTATCAATCATGACCGCGTCATGGAAGCAATCACTGGCCAAGATATGATTGCTGATGAAATCGTCACCGAAGCGTTTATGTATATTGGTATCGCTGATATCGATAACACCATGATTGACGATGAAGGAGACATGCAATTATCCAATCGCGTGGAAGACTGTGGTGGCTTATATCGTGCACACATAGATAGCAACTACAGCCTCACCCGTATTGAACCTGTGGTAATGGGCTCCACCTATCGCCGCAGTCTTGATGGCGCAGCACGTTGTGACGTAGAGCAGTTATCACAACCAGATAACACCATTGTCATGCGCGATGGTCGCGTGATCATCGGTGAGGATGGATTCCAAGAAAACAACACCCTTTGGTTGTACGACCCAGCGGGCAACTAA
- a CDS encoding sensor domain-containing diguanylate cyclase: MFNKHSLILRLAIALVLTSLIVGVIAVKYYYRSVYQQEVEKANLAIAQLHMTVSSTASIAAYLQDEDLAIEVISGLLKNDSILAAQIQGTQPLASQGEGDWQQAKTFTLYNPFFANEAVGQMRLLPAWSMIEQRARSIAQSSAQLLVFQTLAVLLTFTILAYFIITKPMARLNTQLKGITPGGDNRLHTPFAHNASEIGEITHSINAMLAQTERLFNQERALRSEVQKLEGRLRLLFEHAASAMILARREGNIILYNASTERLFNRLGIPLEKDLYQLVARTFNEPEKIIRSIRNSLDQHDIATGEYQLCTDCQQDCIWAHILVTRSYGKEQDTYLQIFINDITRHKKMVAELNEAATTDRLTGLFNRLGGEQAAQQRLDNDQDITLMLIDLDGFKPINDVYGHDAGDDILCHVATQLQHHVRKEDVCIRWGGDEFVIILDALEQTPALHLADKLREALSQATRLDNGEQVSVGASIGIATSPGHGTTLQDLVIAADQAMYKVKNQQKNAVAMADI, encoded by the coding sequence TTGTTCAATAAACATAGCCTGATCCTGCGCTTAGCCATTGCGCTTGTACTCACTTCGTTAATCGTTGGCGTTATCGCAGTGAAATACTATTACCGTAGCGTCTACCAGCAGGAGGTAGAGAAAGCCAACCTTGCTATTGCTCAGCTGCATATGACAGTCTCGAGCACTGCCTCTATTGCCGCTTACTTGCAAGACGAAGACTTAGCAATCGAAGTTATCAGTGGCCTGTTAAAGAACGACAGTATTCTTGCCGCGCAAATCCAAGGCACTCAGCCATTAGCCAGTCAAGGAGAAGGTGATTGGCAGCAAGCAAAAACTTTCACCTTGTATAATCCCTTTTTCGCCAATGAGGCGGTCGGACAAATGCGTCTATTACCGGCCTGGTCCATGATAGAACAGCGAGCACGGTCGATAGCGCAATCCAGTGCGCAACTATTGGTCTTTCAAACCCTCGCGGTATTACTCACCTTTACGATTTTGGCTTATTTTATAATTACCAAGCCAATGGCGCGACTTAACACTCAGCTTAAGGGCATCACCCCCGGCGGCGATAATCGCTTGCACACCCCATTCGCGCACAACGCCAGTGAAATAGGCGAAATTACCCACAGTATTAACGCTATGCTTGCGCAAACGGAGCGGCTCTTTAACCAAGAGCGGGCACTGCGTTCTGAGGTACAAAAGCTAGAAGGTCGGCTACGCTTATTATTCGAGCATGCGGCGTCAGCAATGATCCTCGCCCGCCGCGAAGGCAATATCATCCTTTATAACGCGTCCACAGAGCGGCTGTTTAACCGCCTCGGTATTCCTTTGGAAAAAGATTTGTATCAACTTGTGGCGCGTACTTTTAATGAGCCTGAAAAAATTATCCGCTCTATTCGCAACTCCTTAGATCAGCATGATATTGCCACCGGTGAGTACCAGCTATGCACTGACTGCCAACAAGATTGCATTTGGGCTCATATTCTTGTTACTCGCAGCTATGGTAAGGAACAAGATACCTACCTACAGATTTTTATTAATGATATTACTCGCCACAAAAAAATGGTCGCTGAGCTTAACGAAGCAGCCACCACAGACCGTTTAACAGGCTTATTTAACCGCCTAGGAGGCGAACAGGCGGCGCAACAACGCCTTGATAACGACCAAGACATTACCTTGATGTTGATTGATCTTGACGGCTTTAAACCGATCAATGATGTGTATGGCCACGACGCAGGCGACGACATCCTTTGCCATGTGGCAACACAACTACAACACCATGTGCGCAAAGAGGATGTATGTATTCGTTGGGGTGGTGATGAGTTTGTCATCATTCTCGATGCGCTTGAACAAACACCAGCGCTGCACCTTGCCGACAAACTCCGAGAGGCGCTCAGCCAAGCCACACGATTGGACAATGGCGAGCAAGTAAGTGTCGGCGCCAGTATAGGTATCGCCACTTCCCCTGGACACGGTACCACCTTACAAGATCTTGTGATTGCCGCCGATCAAGCCATGTACAAGGTAAAAAACCAGCAAAAAAATGCCGTTGCTATGGCTGATATTTAG
- a CDS encoding porin → MRLFRSLSGFSLLISSAAALAQPAQLSGFATVGVSYNESEQYGFRTDVSVTDGKTNSELDFSSLSRLGIQLHKQFNTQWGFTGQWVLKSHPDYSLGDVTQLAFLSYSPKPNWTIKAGRTAFDLFMMSPYRNIGYAYTATHAPIEFYGLIPHRSIDGIELSSAHATDQGMFSTRWYYGKSKDYLTNFDFQWRIALDDIAGATLTLEQGNWLWRANYTQAYIDNEPDHYAQLRELAQSVPEQIWPQAQDIAKRLKTVNTRLQYVTLGAKYDNGQYYVQSEIARVSADSDILSHLHNGYVVLGTRWQDFTVQLGYSVTHGKRQQIDKPRLTNPLADELHFQLERGFNYYVNDQSTTSLSTRYDFRADMAAKLQLEYIDLDSSDNQFMLRRELLTTPESFTVVSATIDWVF, encoded by the coding sequence ATGCGCTTATTTCGTTCACTTAGTGGTTTTTCATTGCTTATTAGTAGCGCGGCAGCACTGGCACAACCCGCTCAACTTAGCGGCTTTGCCACTGTCGGCGTAAGCTATAATGAATCCGAGCAATACGGGTTTCGTACTGATGTATCGGTAACCGACGGTAAAACAAACTCTGAATTAGACTTTTCCTCGTTGTCGCGATTAGGCATTCAGTTACACAAGCAGTTTAATACTCAGTGGGGCTTTACGGGCCAGTGGGTACTCAAAAGCCACCCCGACTATAGCCTTGGCGATGTTACCCAACTGGCATTTTTAAGTTACTCACCAAAGCCAAACTGGACCATCAAAGCCGGGCGTACCGCGTTTGATTTGTTTATGATGAGTCCTTATCGCAACATAGGCTATGCCTATACAGCGACCCACGCACCCATTGAGTTTTATGGCCTTATTCCCCATCGCAGCATTGATGGTATCGAACTATCTTCAGCCCACGCCACCGATCAGGGGATGTTCTCCACACGCTGGTATTACGGCAAGTCAAAGGATTACCTTACAAATTTCGATTTTCAATGGCGAATAGCTCTTGATGATATCGCTGGCGCTACGCTCACACTAGAGCAAGGTAACTGGCTTTGGCGAGCCAATTATACCCAAGCCTATATCGATAATGAGCCCGACCATTACGCTCAACTACGCGAGCTGGCGCAAAGTGTGCCTGAACAAATCTGGCCTCAAGCACAAGATATTGCCAAGCGTTTAAAAACGGTGAATACACGGTTGCAGTACGTGACCTTAGGCGCAAAGTACGATAACGGTCAGTACTATGTGCAATCGGAAATTGCCCGTGTCAGTGCTGATTCAGACATTCTCTCACATTTGCACAACGGGTATGTCGTTCTCGGCACAAGATGGCAAGATTTCACTGTGCAACTGGGTTACTCAGTGACGCATGGCAAGCGCCAGCAGATTGATAAACCACGACTAACAAACCCCCTCGCCGATGAACTGCATTTTCAGCTTGAGCGCGGATTTAACTACTACGTCAACGATCAGTCAACAACTTCGCTCAGCACCCGCTATGATTTTCGCGCTGATATGGCGGCTAAACTGCAGCTCGAGTACATTGATTTAGACAGCAGCGATAACCAATTTATGCTACGCCGCGAATTGCTTACTACGCCAGAATCATTCACCGTTGTAAGCGCGACGATTGATTGGGTGTTCTAG
- a CDS encoding NRAMP family divalent metal transporter: protein MQLVNYAQYVKALGPGILMATAAIGGSHLVASTQAGALFGWPLLWLIIAVNALKYPFFRFGVHYTLATNDNLVEGYKKQGPGFFYSFVALNLIAAVVNTAGVLLLTAALAHYMLGGAIGLTALSALILLFCLILLLLGHYRALDSVAKVIMAVLALSTLGALAIAWVQSGGAPMAMSAEFQAPDIFSLAALSFIVVMMGWMPAPIEISALNSLWLQAKRRNTTITTNTGLFDFNLGYVVTALLAVVFFALGVLIQYGSSSEIALAGVAFAQQLIDMYTQTIGEWSRWLIAAVAFLCMLGTTLTVLDGYARTLFTSAKLIDRRLLPGHLRSWLILQAGAGMAVILFFKSNLKEMLTFAMTLAFLTTPVFAWLNMRLVKQANINQPTWLKALSWLGMAYLISFSLGFVALQFWSS from the coding sequence ATGCAGTTAGTGAATTATGCGCAGTATGTAAAGGCTTTAGGGCCGGGAATATTAATGGCGACTGCCGCCATCGGCGGCTCACACCTGGTTGCTTCGACCCAAGCCGGGGCGTTATTTGGGTGGCCGCTGTTATGGCTGATCATCGCCGTGAATGCGCTTAAATACCCTTTTTTTCGTTTCGGCGTGCATTACACCTTGGCGACCAACGACAACCTAGTCGAGGGTTACAAAAAGCAGGGGCCTGGATTTTTTTATAGCTTTGTGGCTTTGAACCTGATTGCAGCGGTTGTTAACACTGCTGGGGTACTGCTATTAACGGCGGCGCTGGCCCATTATATGCTCGGTGGAGCGATTGGGTTAACGGCGTTATCAGCCCTGATACTGTTGTTTTGTCTGATATTGCTATTGTTAGGCCATTATCGCGCCTTAGACAGCGTGGCTAAAGTAATTATGGCGGTACTGGCGTTGAGCACGCTAGGTGCATTGGCCATTGCCTGGGTGCAAAGCGGCGGTGCACCGATGGCGATGAGCGCAGAGTTTCAAGCGCCCGATATATTCTCGCTGGCGGCGCTGAGCTTTATTGTAGTGATGATGGGGTGGATGCCCGCACCTATCGAAATCTCCGCGCTTAACTCATTGTGGCTGCAAGCAAAGCGGCGCAATACCACGATAACTACAAACACTGGCTTATTCGACTTTAACTTGGGGTATGTGGTCACCGCGCTCTTGGCAGTGGTATTTTTTGCCTTAGGGGTGTTGATACAATACGGCAGCAGCAGTGAGATTGCTTTGGCTGGGGTCGCGTTTGCACAGCAGCTCATTGATATGTATACGCAAACCATAGGTGAGTGGTCGCGTTGGCTGATTGCCGCCGTGGCGTTCTTATGTATGTTGGGGACCACACTTACGGTGCTAGATGGGTATGCCCGCACGCTGTTTACCAGTGCCAAGTTAATTGACCGTCGGTTGCTACCAGGTCACCTCCGCTCTTGGCTGATACTGCAAGCGGGTGCCGGGATGGCAGTGATCTTATTTTTTAAAAGCAACTTAAAAGAAATGCTTACCTTTGCCATGACCCTTGCCTTTTTAACCACACCGGTATTTGCATGGCTTAATATGCGTTTGGTCAAACAGGCAAACATCAATCAACCAACTTGGTTAAAGGCGTTAAGCTGGTTGGGCATGGCCTATTTAATTAGCTTTAGCCTGGGTTTTGTCGCCCTACAGTTTTGGTCGAGTTAG
- a CDS encoding vWA domain-containing protein, which yields MLIEFFFTLRKYRLPVSLRELLDLLAALKAGVVFADTEGFYHLARTVMVKDETHFDRFDKAFADYFEGIEDVDLLEALKAQHTLPDEWLRKEFEKHLSAAEKEQIEAMGGLDKLMEELKKRFEEQQKRHAGGNKWIGTGGTSPFGAFGYNPEGIRIGQSGSRQRRAVKVWDKRQYRNLDSSADISSRTMKLALKKLRKFARTGASDTLDLPETIRATAKQGGMLDVKMAPERHNAVNVIMLFDIGGSMDDHIHLCEQLFSAAHGEFKHLEFFYFHNCVYEHLWQDNDRRHDQVIDTHNLMQRFGSDYKVIFVGDATMGPYEIAYPGGSVEHWNEEPGALWLQRITQHFDKVVWLNPQPQSHWRYYHSIEMIDQLMASNEQSRMFPLTLDGISAAIKALT from the coding sequence ATGTTAATTGAGTTCTTCTTCACCCTGCGTAAGTATCGTCTGCCTGTCAGCCTGCGCGAGTTGCTGGATTTGTTAGCGGCCCTCAAAGCGGGCGTGGTATTTGCTGATACCGAAGGTTTTTATCACCTTGCTCGCACTGTTATGGTCAAGGATGAAACTCATTTCGACCGTTTTGATAAAGCCTTTGCCGACTATTTCGAAGGCATAGAAGATGTCGATTTACTCGAGGCGCTGAAAGCCCAGCATACGCTTCCAGATGAGTGGCTACGCAAAGAGTTTGAAAAGCACTTAAGCGCTGCAGAAAAAGAACAAATAGAGGCCATGGGCGGTTTAGATAAGCTCATGGAAGAATTAAAGAAACGCTTTGAAGAGCAACAAAAGCGCCATGCCGGTGGTAATAAATGGATAGGCACCGGCGGCACCTCGCCCTTTGGCGCCTTTGGCTACAACCCCGAGGGCATTCGCATTGGCCAATCAGGGTCACGGCAGCGCCGCGCGGTAAAAGTGTGGGATAAACGCCAGTACCGTAACCTCGATAGTAGCGCAGATATCAGCTCTCGGACCATGAAGCTGGCATTGAAAAAACTGCGTAAGTTTGCCCGTACCGGAGCCAGCGATACCTTAGATTTACCTGAGACTATTCGGGCAACGGCGAAACAAGGGGGCATGTTGGATGTAAAAATGGCACCCGAGCGACATAACGCCGTAAATGTCATTATGCTGTTCGATATTGGCGGCTCCATGGATGACCATATTCACCTATGCGAACAGTTGTTCAGCGCCGCTCATGGTGAGTTTAAACACCTGGAGTTCTTTTACTTCCACAACTGCGTGTATGAACACCTATGGCAAGACAATGACCGTCGTCACGACCAAGTCATTGATACCCACAACCTGATGCAGCGCTTTGGCAGCGATTACAAAGTCATCTTTGTCGGTGATGCCACCATGGGTCCTTACGAGATAGCCTACCCCGGCGGCAGTGTTGAGCACTGGAATGAAGAGCCTGGCGCGTTATGGCTACAGCGTATTACCCAACATTTTGACAAAGTGGTGTGGCTCAACCCACAGCCACAATCGCATTGGCGTTATTACCACTCCATCGAGATGATAGACCAACTCATGGCAAGCAACGAGCAAAGCCGCATGTTTCCGCTCACCCTTGATGGTATTAGTGCAGCAATTAAAGCGCTAACTTAA